In Paroedura picta isolate Pp20150507F chromosome 1, Ppicta_v3.0, whole genome shotgun sequence, the following are encoded in one genomic region:
- the SRP9 gene encoding signal recognition particle 9 kDa protein — MPHYQTWEEFSRAAEKLYLSDPMKVRVVLKYRHCDGNLCIKVTDDTVCLLYRTDQAQDVKKIEKFHSQLMRLMVARESRSVAMETD, encoded by the exons ATGCCGCATTATCAGACCTGGGAGGAGTTCAGTCGCGCAGCCGAGAAGCTGTACTTGTCTGACCCTATGAAG GTACGTGTGGTACTCAAATACCGGCACTGTGATGGGAATCTTTGCATCAAAGTAACAGATGATACAGTT TGTCTTCTCTATAGGACAGACCAGGCTCAAGATGTAAAGAAGATTGAGAAATTCCACAGTCAACTAATGCGACTCATGGTAGCCAGAGAATCTCGCAGTGTTGCTATGGAAACGGACTGA